A single genomic interval of Helianthus annuus cultivar XRQ/B chromosome 13, HanXRQr2.0-SUNRISE, whole genome shotgun sequence harbors:
- the LOC110897351 gene encoding G-type lectin S-receptor-like serine/threonine-protein kinase SD2-5 — MKSVDRNDINTVAFIKVQNVTSRHSSHQVATIVGSTIGSCVLLLVVVIGFITYVVLKRKRDAEMQEEYLDQVPGMPTRFSYEELKTATDNFCKKLGEGGFGSVFEGNLKDGTKIAVKRLEGLSHIKRSFLAEVQSIGSIHHVNLVRLRGFCTWKSQSFLVYEFMSNGSLDRWIYHGVREQILEWECRKKIILDIAKGLAYLHEDCRQKIIHLDIKPQNILLDDHFNAKVSDFGLSKLIDRNQTQVMTTMRGTPGYLAPEWLSSVITEKVDVYSFGIVLLEILCGRKNFDRSQPEESWHLLRVFQKCSEQETLLDMVDINNEDMQKNGTEVMKTMKMASWCLQTDYTRRPSMSLVVMVIEGAMNIESNLDYNFTDPRLQKNNSQEKDLTSLLPFVLSGPR, encoded by the coding sequence ATGAAGAGTGTTGATCGAAATGATATTAATACTGTAGCTTTCATAAAAGTCCAGAATGTTACATCACGTCATTCTTCTCATCAAGTTGCAACAATTGTAGGCTCTACGATTGGAAGTTGTGTGCTTCTGCTTGTTGTGGTCATAGGGTTTATTACGTATGTAGTCCTAAAGCGAAAAAGGGATGCTGAAATGCAGGAAGAGTATTTAGATCAAGTTCCAGGAATGCCAACACGGTTTTCTTATGAAGAGTTAAAAACTGCCACTGATAATTTTTGTAAAAAACTTGGTGAAGGAGGATTTGGGTCGGTTTTTGAAGGGAATCTAAAAGATGGCACAAAGATTGCAGTAAAACGCCTTGAAGGTCTTTCACACATTAAGAGATCATTCCTAGCTGAGGTTCAATCCATTGGCAGCATTCACCATGTGAATCTGGTTCGACTTAGAGGATTCTGTACTTGGAAATCCCAAAGTTTTTTAGTGTATGAGTTCATGAGCAATGGGTCATTGGATCGGTGGATCTACCATGGAGTTCGGGAGCAAATACTTGAATGGGAATGCAGAAAGAAAATCATTCTTGATATAGCCAAAGGTTTAGCATATCTCCATGAAGATTGTAGGCAAAAAATCATCCACCTGGACATTAAACCTCAAAACATACTACTAGACGATCATTTCAATGCCAAAGTATCTGATTTTGGGCTATCTAAGCTCATTGATAGAAATCAAACCCAAGTGATGACCACGATGAGAGGAACCCCTGGGTATCTAGCTCCAGAATGGCTTAGCTCAGTTATTACTGAAAAGGTGGATGTGTACAGCTTTGGAATCGTTCTCTTAGAGATCTTGTGTGGAAGAAAGAATTTTGACCGTTCTCAGCCAGAAGAAAGCTGGCACTTACTTCGTGTTTTTCAAAAATGTTCGGAGCAAGAAACGTTGTTAGACATGGTTGACATAAACAATGAAGATATGCAAAAAAATGGTACAGAGGTCATGAAAACGATGAAGATGGCTTCCTGGTGTTTACAGACCGATTATACGCGAAGGCCTTCAATGTCATTAGTGGTTATGGTGATAGAAGGAGCAATGAACATTGAATCAAACTTGGATTATAACTTCACAGATCCTCGACTACAAAAAAACAATAGTCAGGAGAAAGATTTAACATCATTACTGCCTTTTGTTCTATCTGGGCCAAGGTGA
- the LOC110900399 gene encoding epidermis-specific secreted glycoprotein EP1-like, giving the protein MLSPTEELHPTANLYTTWTTNNDQPMLLRETNIAKFACGFFCEGNCTSYLFAIFISPTKYSDTQVIWSANRDYRVKKNAILNFTAAGELFLQDADGRIVWTTNTAGKSVAGMNLTDAGNLVLFDNNNSVVWQSFDHPTDCLLPGQKLFQGQELKSSVSLDNSSEGMYSLQVTDKGLFAYVHSNPPQPYYSRFTYLYGKPNTNKVRKYVSYLNGGLAFFIYSSESSDPDVVIGIPQASSAQYMKLMSNGHLQVFEGKRPSGGWMVVADLTTGYVDECSYPLVCGRSSVCSTNQQCSCPEIEYFRPVDDHQPNLGCYEVTPLTCNSTQGQHFITLEHVSII; this is encoded by the exons ATGTTATCACCCACTGAGGAATTACATCCTACAGCAAATCTTTACACAACATGGACCACCAACAATGACCAACCCATGCTCCTTAGAGAAACCAATATAGCTAAATTCGCCTGTGGTTTTTTCTGTGAAGGAAATTGTACCTCTTACCTCTTTGCCATATTTATTTCTCCAACCAAATACTCCGATACTCAGGTCATTTGGTCCGCCAACCGCGACTATCGAGTCAAGAAGAATGCGATATTGAATTTCACCGCAGCTGGAGAACTGTTCCTACAGGATGCAGACGGAAGAATAGTTTGGACCACAAACACTGCAGGAAAGTCAGTTGCTGGCATGAACCTAACTGATGCCGGAAATCTGGTTTTGTTTGATAACAATAACTCGGTAGTTTGGCAATCTTTTGATCACCCAACAGATTGTCTGCTACCTGGCCAAAAGTTGTTCCAAGGTCAAGAATTGAAATCTAGTGTTTCCTTAGACAATTCGTCGGAAGGTATGTATTCTCTTCAAGTCACGGATAAAGGTTTGTTTGCTTATGTTCACTCAAACCCACCTCAACCCTATTACAGTAGGTTTACCTATCTATACGGCAAACCCAACACAAATAAAGTTAGAAAATACGTCAGCTACTTGAATGGGGGTTTGGCATTTTTCATATATTCTTCCGAGTCAAGTGATCCCGACGTTGTGATTGGCATACCTCAAGCATCATCGGCTCAGTATATGAAACTGATGTCAAATGGGCATTTGCAAGTGTTTGAAGGGAAACGGCCATCTGGAGGGTGGATGGTGGTAGCCGATCTTACTACAGGTTATGTAGATGAGTGTAGTTATCCTTTAGTTTGTGGAAGAAGTTCCGTTTGCTCAACTAATCAACAATGTAGTTGTCCTGAAATAGAATATTTTAGACCCGTAGACGATCACCAACCCAACCTGGGTTGCTATGAAGTTACTCCACTCACATGTAATTCTACACAAGGTCAACATTTTATTACACTCGAACATGTTAG TATTATTTAA